A stretch of Octopus bimaculoides isolate UCB-OBI-ISO-001 chromosome 23, ASM119413v2, whole genome shotgun sequence DNA encodes these proteins:
- the LOC106878416 gene encoding cilia- and flagella-associated protein 57: MSLVQKPNPLQSSTHCINLSHLQLVSQINTHIRQTLLISFLTAKPNLYRTATVSAPTASSDHCFIIVSLSFSSTSRYLVAICDDPSRTLLYWSWKRSKLLLSTKVTVSVAPEILHCVSFNPQTHLNVYVFGNKFLKLFRFEGSKNKQFNFPKIVPQDFKCYCWDAKQRLLVGTGSGRVLFIEDTDLRLDFNVFQYSNISDESIKSCGVTAVTSYSKGFITACGKKCVQFFERDEVWHTYKSVRNVWLPLDVLENSDLCNQIIKWMVVDPSEEVLVISTNMKQMYSTQINPSETKQSESNVFDVLVQPFHYKHITGCCVSLWKPFIATSSLDGSIKLWNHETFSLEFSKNFSEEVYSISMHPMGLFLLAGFFDRLSFMYILRDDFKPFKDINIRRCTHCNFSRGGHMFAAVNNNFIQVYSSITFEMLANLKGHNGKVQATSWCMDDNNLISCGLDGAIYEWDIKTEKRIGECVLKSCACNDVAVNTDNKKLYVVSSDHSLNEIHKSNILRTFPPSEFLYTSVALSWSNTMLFVGTNDGYIRSMACPPIRGENWRNYPCHSLETTHMIFTTDDRYLISTSRDFSIAIWKVDDTENQSTEFGHSTIWSEDILMPVNELEEKMCSISKLKSRVEELSKKNEYKLHLRDKYFNDKVKEVSENYNQVIENLKNKNKILEGEKVREKSSYDEKMTETINDHCTKIKSLECTTNKKLMIECEKIKYLEEKLIQLENEHEQEIEKLDLMQESLETQLADKYEKKTEYLEKKIYECDEKLLTLRKECEKSEKLSEEDAEMESLSTKVKYEKLLYVERSTYSKRKFERNVLRKKLFAFPNQLKENEDECWKLKMELERLKIVKNNLEENIEILREEVKLQCQGLTKEDKRFCELKLMNQSVTKLKCKLEWEKIIELRQLVDERETEINKTKKQMAGMRNQLENFTTQFFVMDYNTAEMKMKLGATFKELDDVRRKLKQKTDLWDRFCSDLNNLMSFKIQDPHQLKNCIKTLYEKYVVKNVDKIASSDPNLQIEWGRQRNHFEYAILKLKYTLNSTTKRINQKNQHLNSKRNNLAAELQLRRQENSRRLLSKMEREK, from the coding sequence ATCGTTAGTTTGTCTTTTTCATCTACTTCTCGATATCTTGTGGCCATATGTGACGACCCATCACGAACCTTACTTTACTGGTCATGGAAAAGATCGAAACTACTTCTCTCGACCAAAGTGACAGTTTCTGTTGCACCGGAGATTCTTCATTGCGTTAGTTTCAACCCTCAAACACATCTCAACGTGTATGTATTTGGCAACAAGTTTCTTAAATTGTTCCGCTTCGAAGGAAgcaaaaacaaacagttcaattTTCCTAAGATCGTACCTCAAGATTTCAAATGCTATTGCTGGGATGCGAAACAACGTCTTTTGGTGGGTACAGGCAGTGGCCGAGTGTTGTTTATCGAAGATACGGATTTAAGACTTGATTTTAATGTATTCCAATATTCGAATATTTCCGACGAATCCATCAAGTCGTGCGGAGTAACGGCTGTTACCAGTTATTCTAAAGGATTTATTACAGCGTGTGGTAAGAAATGTGTACAGTTTTTTGAAAGAGATGAAGTCTGGCATACTTACAAGTCTGTTAGGAATGTTTGGCTTCCGTTAGATGTTTTGGAAAACAGTGACCTGTGTAACCAAATTATAAAATGGATGGTGGTGGATCCATCGGAGGAGGTTCTCGTTATTAGCACCAATATGAAACAAATGTATTCTACACAAATTAATCCATCGGAAACAAAACAGAGTGAATCAAACGTGTTTGATGTTTTAGTACAGCCTTTCCATTATAAACATATCACTGGATGTTGTGTCTCTTTGTGGAAACCTTTCATTGCAACAAGCTCCCTCGATGGTTCCATAAAATTGTGGAACCACGAAACGTTTAGCTTAGAATTTTCTAAAAACTTTTCAGAAGAAGTCTATAGTATATCTATGCACCCAATGGGACTATTTCTTCTGGCAGGTTTCTTCGACAGATTAAGTTTCATGTATATTCTTAGGGACGACTTCAAACCGTTTAAAGATATCAACATCCGCAGGTGTACACATTGCAATTTCAGTCGAGGTGGTCACATGTTCGCGGCGGTCAACAACAACTTTATACAGGTATACTCGTCGATAACTTTCGAAATGCTCGCCAACCTGAAAGGTCACAACGGTAAAGTTCAAGCTACCTCCTGGTGTATGGATGACAATAATCTAATCTCATGCGGTTTGGATGGGGCAATTTATGAATGGGACATAAAAACCGAGAAGCGAATCGGTGAGTGTGTCTTGAAATCCTGCGCCTGTAACGATGTTGCAGTTAACACTGATAACAAGAAACTATATGTGGTAAGCTCGGATCATTCTTTGAACGAAATCCACAAATCGAATATATTGCGAACGTTTCCACCGAGTGAGTTTCTTTACACATCAGTTGCTCTGTCTTGGTCCAATACAATGTTATTTGTAGGAACTAATGATGGTTATATAAGAAGCATGGCGTGCCCTCCAATACGAGGTGAAAACTGGCGTAATTATCCTTGTCATAGTCTCGAAACTACACACATGATTTTTACGACTGATGATCGATACTTAATTTCAACATCAAGAGATTTTTCGATTGCAATATGGAAGGTTGATGATACTGAGAATCAGAGTACAGAATTTGGCCACAGTACCATTTGGTCTGAAGACATTTTAATGCCGGTGAATGAGTTAGAAGAAAAAATGTGTTCAATTTCGAAGCTGAAATCCCGTGTGGAAGAACTTTCCAAGAAAAACGAGTATAAACTGCACCTCAGAGACAAGTACTTCAACGACAAGGTAAAAGAGGTATCCGAAAATTATAATCAAGtaattgaaaatttgaaaaacaaaaataaaattttagaggGTGAAAAAGTCAGAGAAAAATCTAGTTATGATGAAAAAATGACAGAAACTATTAACGATCACtgtacaaaaataaaatccctcGAGTGTACTACTAATAAAAAGTTAATGATAGAATGTGAAAAGATCAAATATCTTGAAGAGAAATTAATCCAACTAGAAAATGAACATGAACAAGAGATAGAGAAATTGGATTTAATGCAAGAGAGTTTAGAAACACAATTGGCAGATAAGTATGAAAAGAAAACCGAATATTTGGAGAAGAAAATTTATGAGTGTGATGAAAAGTTATTGACGTTGCGGAAAGAATGCGAAAAATCAGAGAAATTGAGTGAAGAGGATGCCGAAATGGAATCCCTCTCCACAAAAGTCAAATATGAAAAGCTTTTGTATGTCGAGAGATCTACCTATTCTAAAAGAAAATTCGAACGTAACGTTTTGCGGAAGAAACTCTTTGCTTTCCCCAACCAATTAAAAGAAAACGAAGATGAATGCTGGAAGTTAAAGATGGAATTAGAAAGACTAAAGATTGTTAAAAATAATCTAGAGGAAAACATAGAAATCTTAAGAGAAGAAGTGAAGCTCCAATGTCAAGGATTAACTAAGGAAGACAAACGTTTCTGTGAACTGAAGCTGATGAATCAAAGTGTCACGAAACTGAAATGTAAATTGGAATGGGAAAAGATTATCGAACTCAGACAGCTTGTGGATGAGAGGGAGACGGAAATCAATAAAACGAAGAAACAAATGGCTGGTATGCGAAACCAGTTGGAAAACTTCACCACGCAGTTTTTCGTAATGGACTATAATACagcagaaatgaaaatgaaattaggaGCCACCTTTAAAGAGCTGGATGATGTACGTAGAAAGCTAAAGCAAAAGACAGATTTGTGGGACAGGTTCTGCTCCGATTTAAACAACCTCATGTCTTTTAAAATACAAGATCCACACCAATTGAAGAACTGCATAAAAACtctttatgaaaaatatgttgttaaGAATGTCGATAAGATCGCCAGTTCAGACCCCAATTTACAGATCGAATGGGGTCGGCAGCGGAACCATTTCGAATATGCCATACTCAAACTGAAATATACGTTGAACTCCACCACCAAACGCATCAATCAGAAAAATCAACACCTGAACAGCAAACGTAATAACTTAGCAGCAGAGTTGCAGTTGAGGAGACAAGAGAACAGCCGTCGTCTGCTTtcgaaaatggagagagagaaatga